The Schistocerca gregaria isolate iqSchGreg1 chromosome 4, iqSchGreg1.2, whole genome shotgun sequence genome contains a region encoding:
- the LOC126267966 gene encoding 39S ribosomal protein L41, mitochondrial isoform X2, which yields MASICVGMQYYGVRPIGYKKDNRFIMVPEMIPELIVPDLTNFKLKPYVSYAAPDVIQSEFTARDLFDAVYRRKIIEDFKNGKLDSSGNPLEPSPEEALTADEATNKARSVGNDICGELPRSARE from the exons atTATGGTGTACGCCCCATTGGATATAAGAAAGACAACAGATTTATTATGGTGCCCGAAATGATTCCAGAACTTATAGTACCAGATTTAACCAACTTCAAG TTAAAACCTTACGTGTCTTATGCGGCTCCGGATGTCATACAGTCGGAGTTCACAGCCCGTGACCTGTTTGATGCAGTGTATCGCAGGAAAATAATAGAGGACTTCAAAAATGGAAAATTGGACTCCTCCGGAAACCCTCTAGAGCCAAGTCCTGAAGAGGCGTTGACTGCTGATGAAGCAACGAATAAAGCAAGATCTGTTGGAAATGATATTTGTGGTGAACTGCCGAGAAGTGCCCGAGAGTAG